The Setaria italica strain Yugu1 chromosome IX, Setaria_italica_v2.0, whole genome shotgun sequence genome has a window encoding:
- the LOC101773252 gene encoding plant cysteine oxidase 2 — protein MMVAEGRSRGGGGGADGVMKGRRDASRRRLSGGVSVRRRVRAVDATAPAPPTTTPLQRLLAACRRAFGGPGTVPAPDDVALIRGIIDKMGPEDVHLSAVTKAAAACGVQRRRRRPIITRTTIYECTNFSVVVFLLPPGAVIPLHDHRGMTVFSKLLLGSLHVTSYDWATGAGAGAGADDDPPVVAGAPAAPGAPPALTTRLARLVLDADLRAPCGTLVLFPESGGNMHRFAASTACAVLDVLGPPYSGDRDCTYYQDLPYCPQSHRLLAGADDEEAAGVDDTARAADEQRRRLGWLVETGKPRELEMYEVPYKGPPIL, from the exons ATGATGGTTGCTGAAGGccggagccgcggcggcggcggcggcgcggatgggGTGATGAAGGGGCGGAGGGATGCTAGCAGGCGGCGACTGAGCGGAGGCGTGAGCGTGCGGCGGCGCGTCAGGGCGGTGGACGCGActgcgccagcgccgccgacgacgacgccgctcCAGCGGCTGCTCGCGGCGTGCCGGCGCGCGTTCGGGGGTCCCGGGACCGTGCCGGCGCCAGACGACGTCGCCCTCATCAGAGGCATCATCG ATAAGATGGGACCAGAAGACGTGCACCTGAGCGCCGTCaccaaggccgccgccgcttgtGGCGTCCAAAGACGACGGCGCCGCCCGATCATCACGCGAACCACCATCTACGAATGCACAAACTTCTCG GTCGTGGTCTTCCTCCTGCCCCCGGGCGCGGTCATCCCGCTGCACGACCACCGGGGGATGACGGTGTTCAGCAAGCTCCTCCTCGGCTCGCTCCACGTCACCTCCTACGACTgggccaccggcgccggcgccggcgccggggccgacGACGACCctcccgtcgtcgccggcgctcCGGCCGCCCCCGGTGCTCCCCCGGCGCTGACGACGAGGCTGGCGAGGCTGGTGCTGGACGCCGACCTCCGCGCGCCGTGCGGCACGCTGGTGCTGTTCCCGGAGTCCGGCGGCAACATGCACCGGTTCGCCGCGTCCACGGCGTGCGCGGTCCTCGACGTCCTCGGCCCGCCCTACTCCGGCGACCGGGACTGCACCTACTACCAGGACCTCCCGTACTGCCCCCAGTCCCATCGTCTGCTCGCCGGCGCAGATGATGAggaggccgccggcgtcgacgaCACCGCACGCGCCGCGGATGAGCAACGTCGTCGTCTGGGGTGGCTGGTGGAGACGGGCAAGCCCAGGGAGCTGGAGATGTACGAGGTGCCGTACAAGGGCCCTCCGATCctgtag